One region of Acidovorax sp. T1 genomic DNA includes:
- a CDS encoding Tn3-like element IS1071 family transposase, which yields MSCQQVPTTPALNPYPRSVQVGEFEVAIDGGIWVAIRVPRDISDFEMKAFFTFDGAERDAINARRGDSHKLGLALHIGFLRMSGRLLGAFRVIPVALWRHLGNELGIAAPEVASLRAMYERGRTLFDHQQVACTVLGFQWMSEHQRRSLVRELRDEVARCADRDQLLVRARQWLYKNKLVIVHERAIRTLIAAALAQLEVETGTAIAASVDPATLDRWRASVSELRPDGQTQQSWLWAAPAKHSTRQISEVLERIDLLYTLDVHKHLADIPDLILRRYARRLVSRPPSAGAKIKEPARTVEVACFLRYCLFTTTDQLILMVQRRIADLWRQAAADVPATVNWAAMYKTLLGELEALSAKGAVPDSELRARLDALVIATQKRKPPSRASLVREGLIDGIRPVRSLLVAIAKLPWQATGEHPAIEYLAKLQALYLKGSRKLPVEVVAPSLGMIWQVSISSPDRERAFQALEVATLFALRRAVRNGSVWIEHSLSFRGRARLFFTDERWQAESKKHYARLSLPSKAATFLKPLLARVTAGVDAVAAAARSGVLRVDDELHLSPLPAEDEDPEVTKLRAALDHRIGEVQLPEVILAVDAQVRFSWIMLGREPRSTDELLMVYAGIMAHGTSLTAVECARMIPQLSATSIRQAMRWARDERRLSQACQAVLEFMQRHPIAATWGRSDLASSDMMSMETTKRVWQARLDPRRNTPSIGIYSHVKDRWGIFHAQPFVLNERQASVAIEGVIRQEKLETSQLAVDTHGYTDFAMSHARLLGFDLCPRLKELKQRHLFVPRGTKVPAEIAAVCEANVDVALIEKHWDSLVHLAASVMSGHASAVAALARFGSAAQGDPIYEAGVQLGRLLRTAFLADYFVKDAFRNELRRVLNRGEAVNALKRAIYTGRISPAQAKRVDEMQAVADALSLMANIVMAWNTSQMQAVLDRWSNRRQVIPPELIGKIAPTRLESINLRGVFRFPVDRYADQILPSRPNASITGTNG from the coding sequence ATGTCCTGCCAACAGGTGCCGACGACGCCGGCGTTAAACCCCTATCCCCGATCAGTTCAGGTGGGGGAGTTTGAGGTGGCCATAGACGGGGGAATTTGGGTGGCCATCAGGGTCCCCCGCGATATCAGCGACTTCGAGATGAAGGCATTTTTCACCTTCGATGGTGCCGAGCGCGACGCAATCAATGCACGCCGAGGTGATTCCCACAAGCTTGGTCTGGCGCTCCATATTGGTTTCCTGCGCATGAGTGGGCGTTTGCTCGGTGCCTTTCGGGTAATTCCAGTAGCCTTGTGGCGCCACCTTGGCAACGAGCTTGGCATTGCAGCACCAGAAGTCGCCTCGCTGAGAGCCATGTATGAACGCGGGCGCACGCTATTCGATCACCAACAAGTAGCCTGCACGGTCCTTGGATTCCAGTGGATGAGCGAGCACCAGCGCCGCTCACTGGTACGTGAACTGCGCGACGAAGTGGCGCGCTGCGCCGACCGCGATCAGCTACTCGTGCGGGCGCGTCAATGGCTGTACAAGAACAAGCTGGTGATCGTGCACGAGCGGGCAATTCGGACACTGATTGCGGCGGCACTTGCCCAGCTTGAAGTTGAAACAGGCACCGCCATCGCCGCCAGCGTTGATCCAGCAACACTTGATCGCTGGCGAGCCTCAGTTTCAGAGCTGCGCCCAGATGGACAAACCCAGCAGAGTTGGCTATGGGCTGCACCGGCGAAACACTCAACCCGCCAAATCAGCGAGGTACTGGAGCGCATCGACCTGCTTTACACGCTGGACGTTCATAAGCACCTGGCAGACATCCCCGATCTCATCTTGCGCCGCTACGCGCGCCGACTTGTCTCCAGGCCGCCCTCAGCCGGAGCCAAGATCAAAGAGCCAGCGCGCACCGTGGAGGTCGCATGCTTTCTTCGGTATTGCCTGTTCACCACCACAGACCAGTTGATCCTTATGGTGCAGCGCCGGATCGCCGATCTGTGGCGTCAGGCTGCCGCCGATGTCCCCGCTACCGTCAATTGGGCCGCAATGTACAAAACGTTGTTGGGAGAATTGGAAGCCTTGAGTGCCAAGGGAGCTGTGCCTGACTCAGAATTGCGTGCACGTCTTGATGCCCTTGTCATTGCGACTCAGAAGCGCAAGCCACCAAGTCGGGCTTCGTTGGTACGGGAGGGATTGATTGATGGAATTCGCCCCGTGCGGTCGTTGCTCGTCGCCATTGCAAAGCTGCCCTGGCAGGCCACCGGCGAGCATCCTGCCATCGAGTACCTTGCCAAGCTGCAAGCTTTATATCTCAAAGGATCCAGAAAGCTGCCAGTTGAAGTGGTGGCACCAAGTCTGGGAATGATCTGGCAGGTTTCGATCTCCAGCCCAGACCGGGAACGGGCGTTTCAGGCGTTGGAGGTGGCCACCCTGTTTGCCCTGCGCCGCGCGGTGCGCAATGGCTCGGTCTGGATTGAGCACAGCCTGAGCTTTCGGGGTCGTGCGCGCTTGTTCTTCACGGACGAGCGTTGGCAGGCAGAGTCCAAGAAACACTATGCCCGTCTATCGTTACCCAGCAAGGCTGCCACTTTCTTGAAGCCTTTGCTGGCCAGAGTAACTGCCGGTGTCGATGCGGTGGCCGCTGCAGCCCGCAGTGGCGTACTGCGCGTGGATGATGAACTCCATTTGTCGCCATTGCCCGCAGAGGACGAAGACCCAGAAGTGACCAAGCTGCGCGCGGCTTTGGATCACCGCATCGGTGAGGTTCAATTGCCGGAAGTGATTCTGGCCGTTGACGCCCAGGTGCGCTTTAGCTGGATCATGCTCGGACGTGAGCCGCGCTCTACCGACGAGCTGCTGATGGTCTATGCCGGCATCATGGCCCACGGCACCAGTCTGACTGCGGTCGAATGCGCGCGCATGATTCCGCAATTGTCTGCCACCAGCATTCGCCAGGCCATGCGCTGGGCGCGGGACGAACGGCGTCTGAGCCAGGCCTGCCAGGCTGTGCTGGAATTCATGCAGCGACACCCGATTGCCGCCACCTGGGGGCGGTCCGATTTGGCATCTTCTGACATGATGAGCATGGAGACCACCAAACGGGTGTGGCAAGCCCGGCTTGATCCTCGGCGCAACACACCTTCCATTGGAATCTACTCCCATGTAAAAGACCGGTGGGGCATCTTCCATGCGCAGCCCTTTGTGCTCAATGAGCGCCAGGCGAGCGTGGCCATTGAAGGTGTCATCCGCCAAGAAAAGCTGGAGACCAGCCAGCTTGCTGTGGATACCCATGGCTACACCGACTTTGCCATGTCACATGCCCGTTTGCTTGGTTTTGATCTTTGCCCGCGGTTGAAGGAACTCAAACAGCGCCACCTCTTTGTGCCACGCGGCACCAAAGTGCCCGCAGAAATCGCTGCGGTGTGCGAAGCCAATGTCGACGTCGCTTTGATCGAAAAGCATTGGGATAGTCTGGTGCACCTGGCAGCCTCGGTCATGAGCGGACATGCCAGTGCGGTGGCAGCTCTTGCGCGGTTCGGTTCTGCCGCCCAGGGCGATCCAATCTATGAGGCTGGCGTGCAATTGGGGCGGTTGCTGCGTACGGCGTTTTTGGCTGACTACTTTGTCAAGGACGCTTTCAGGAACGAGTTGCGCCGGGTGCTCAATCGGGGCGAGGCTGTTAACGCCCTCAAGCGCGCCATTTATACCGGCCGGATCAGCCCGGCGCAGGCCAAACGTGTCGATGAAATGCAGGCTGTGGCCGATGCGTTGAGCCTGATGGCCAACATCGTGATGGCGTGGAATACCTCACAGATGCAGGCGGTCCTGGATCGCTGGTCGAACCGCCGCCAGGTCATTCCACCGGAACTGATCGGGAAGATTGCGCCCACCAGGCTGGAGAGCATCAACTTGCGGGGTGTGTTTCGCTTCCCGGTTGACCGCTATGCTGACCAAATCCTGCCTTCGCGGCCAAATGCATCGATAACTGGCACCAATGGATGA
- a CDS encoding AMP-binding protein, translated as MQTVNELLRRAATRAPDHCALADPARGLRLTHAELQTRVEAVAARLHADGLRPQQRVAVVAPNSADVVIAILALHRLGAVPALLNPRLKSAELAELIKRGEMAAAVIAVGQQVADTIFQSGSRAQIIFLGDLVRDGEPCDSYGPPIEDPQREPAQPAFIFYTSGTTGLPKAAIIPQRAAESRVLFMSTQVGLRHGQHNVVLGLMPLYHVVGFFAVLVAALALDGTYVVVEEFRPVDALQLVQQELVTSLFATPTHLDALAAAAAQAGSSLKLDSLRHITFAGATMPDAVLEAVHQHLPGEKVNIYGTTEAMNSLYMRQPKTGTEMVPGFFSEVRIVRVGGGVDEVMANGEEGELIVAASDSAFVGYLNQPQATAEKLQDGWYRTSDAAVWTPEGTVRILGRVDDMIISGGENIHPSEIERVLGAAPGVAEVVVIGLADQRWGQSVTACVVPRPGETLSEDALDAFCRSSELADFKRPKRYFILDQLPKNALNKVLRRQLVQQVSS; from the coding sequence ATGCAGACAGTCAATGAGTTGCTCCGCCGGGCAGCCACCCGCGCGCCAGATCACTGTGCGTTGGCGGACCCGGCACGTGGGCTCCGTCTAACGCACGCAGAGCTACAGACGCGGGTGGAAGCTGTGGCCGCCCGCCTGCATGCAGACGGGCTTCGGCCGCAGCAGAGGGTCGCGGTGGTCGCCCCCAACTCCGCCGACGTGGTCATTGCAATCCTCGCGTTGCATCGGCTCGGCGCAGTTCCTGCGCTTCTCAATCCGCGTTTGAAGTCCGCTGAACTTGCCGAGCTGATCAAGCGCGGGGAAATGGCGGCTGCCGTCATAGCTGTCGGCCAGCAGGTCGCGGATACCATTTTCCAGAGCGGCAGCAGAGCGCAGATCATTTTTCTCGGCGACTTGGTACGAGATGGGGAGCCTTGCGACTCCTATGGTCCGCCGATTGAGGATCCGCAGCGCGAGCCAGCGCAGCCGGCGTTCATCTTCTATACCTCGGGAACCACTGGCCTGCCTAAGGCCGCGATCATTCCGCAGCGAGCTGCGGAAAGTCGAGTGCTGTTCATGTCGACGCAGGTCGGACTGCGTCATGGACAGCACAATGTGGTGCTGGGTCTGATGCCGCTCTACCACGTGGTGGGCTTCTTCGCGGTCCTGGTCGCCGCACTCGCTCTCGATGGCACCTATGTCGTAGTAGAGGAATTCCGACCCGTGGATGCGCTCCAGCTCGTGCAGCAGGAGCTGGTCACATCGCTATTCGCGACGCCGACGCACCTCGATGCGTTGGCTGCCGCAGCAGCGCAGGCTGGCTCGAGCCTCAAACTGGATTCGTTGCGCCACATCACTTTTGCGGGTGCGACTATGCCCGATGCCGTGCTCGAGGCCGTTCACCAGCATCTGCCCGGCGAGAAAGTGAACATCTATGGCACCACTGAGGCGATGAACTCGCTCTACATGCGACAGCCGAAGACGGGTACCGAAATGGTGCCTGGGTTCTTCTCGGAAGTGCGGATCGTTCGTGTCGGCGGCGGTGTCGACGAGGTGATGGCGAACGGAGAAGAGGGGGAGTTGATCGTGGCCGCCTCTGATTCAGCCTTCGTCGGTTACTTGAATCAGCCCCAAGCCACTGCGGAAAAGCTGCAGGACGGCTGGTATAGGACCAGCGACGCTGCCGTGTGGACACCTGAAGGTACCGTTCGAATCCTCGGTCGGGTGGACGACATGATCATCTCCGGCGGCGAGAACATTCACCCGTCCGAAATCGAGCGCGTGCTCGGAGCCGCACCTGGCGTGGCTGAGGTAGTCGTGATTGGCCTCGCAGACCAGCGGTGGGGGCAGTCTGTGACCGCCTGTGTGGTCCCTCGGCCTGGAGAGACCTTATCCGAAGATGCGCTCGACGCCTTCTGCCGCTCCAGTGAGCTTGCTGATTTCAAGCGGCCCAAGCGCTACTTCATCTTGGATCAGCTACCGAAGAATGCATTGAACAAGGTACTGCGGCGCCAGCTGGTGCAGCAGGTGTCAAGTTAG
- the hpaD gene encoding 3,4-dihydroxyphenylacetate 2,3-dioxygenase gives MGKLALAAKITHVPSMYLSEFPGPNQGCREAAINGHKEIDRRCRELGVDTIVVFDVHWQVNSEYHINCGPRFEGVYTSNELPHFIKNLPFSYPGNPGLGHLIADVANEMGVKSRAHSDTTLELEYGTLVPMRYMNGDQHYKVVSVSGWCDWHDLHESGRFGLAVRKAIEERHHGTVAVFASGSLSHHFADNGRAPDFMHKVYDPFLEQVDQRVVDLWKSGDWKTFVGMLPMYADKCWGEGGMHDTAMLLGLLGWDRYRAPVEIVTPYFGSSGTGQINAIFPVTPLPA, from the coding sequence ATGGGCAAGCTCGCGCTGGCGGCCAAGATCACGCACGTGCCGTCGATGTACCTCTCGGAGTTCCCGGGACCCAACCAGGGATGCCGGGAGGCGGCGATCAACGGGCACAAGGAGATTGACCGCCGCTGCCGGGAGCTGGGCGTGGACACCATCGTGGTGTTCGACGTGCACTGGCAGGTGAACAGCGAGTACCACATCAACTGCGGGCCGAGGTTCGAAGGCGTGTACACCAGCAACGAGCTGCCGCACTTCATCAAGAACTTGCCTTTCTCGTACCCGGGCAATCCCGGGCTCGGGCACCTGATCGCCGACGTCGCCAACGAAATGGGAGTCAAGAGCCGCGCCCACTCCGACACCACGCTGGAGCTGGAGTACGGCACGCTGGTGCCCATGCGTTACATGAACGGCGACCAGCACTACAAGGTGGTCAGCGTCAGCGGCTGGTGCGACTGGCACGACCTGCACGAATCCGGCCGCTTCGGGCTGGCGGTGCGCAAGGCCATCGAGGAGCGCCACCACGGCACGGTGGCCGTGTTCGCCAGCGGTTCGCTGTCGCACCACTTCGCCGATAACGGCCGCGCGCCCGATTTCATGCACAAGGTGTACGACCCGTTCCTGGAGCAGGTGGACCAGCGCGTGGTGGACCTGTGGAAGTCCGGCGACTGGAAGACGTTCGTGGGCATGCTGCCGATGTACGCCGACAAGTGCTGGGGCGAAGGCGGCATGCACGACACCGCCATGCTGCTGGGCCTGCTGGGCTGGGACCGCTACCGCGCGCCGGTGGAGATCGTCACGCCCTACTTCGGCAGCTCGGGCACCGGCCAGATCAACGCAATCTTCCCGGTCACGCCGCTGCCGGCCTGA
- a CDS encoding enoyl-CoA hydratase/isomerase family protein yields MYEAIGHRVQDGVAEITINLPRHRNALSVKAMQEITDALNRAEEDDNVGAVMITGAADAFCAGFYLREIPLDNGVAGIRDHFRVAALWWHQMIHKIIRVKRPVLAAVNGVAAGGGLGVLLASDMAICSDNAKFVCAWHSIGIGNDTATSYSLTRAVGMRRAMELMLTNRTLQPSEACDWGIVNRVYPQAQFRDIAWKAARELASVPTHLQVMAKERFHAGWMQPVEECTEFEIQNVISSVTHPHFMPRLKRFLDGDKADRAQVELPSGF; encoded by the coding sequence ATGTACGAAGCCATCGGTCACCGCGTTCAGGACGGCGTCGCGGAAATCACGATCAACCTGCCGCGCCATCGGAATGCGCTGTCGGTCAAGGCGATGCAAGAGATCACCGACGCGCTGAATCGAGCCGAGGAAGACGACAACGTGGGAGCGGTGATGATTACCGGCGCTGCTGACGCGTTCTGCGCTGGCTTCTACCTGCGCGAGATTCCGCTCGACAACGGTGTCGCCGGCATCCGTGACCACTTCCGAGTCGCTGCCCTCTGGTGGCACCAGATGATCCACAAGATCATTCGTGTGAAGAGGCCGGTGTTGGCGGCCGTTAATGGCGTCGCAGCCGGCGGCGGTCTGGGCGTGCTGCTGGCCAGCGATATGGCCATCTGCTCAGATAACGCCAAATTCGTGTGCGCCTGGCACAGCATTGGCATTGGAAATGACACGGCGACGAGCTACAGCCTCACGCGCGCAGTTGGTATGCGCAGAGCAATGGAGCTCATGCTGACCAACCGGACGCTGCAGCCGTCGGAGGCCTGCGACTGGGGCATCGTCAATCGCGTCTATCCCCAGGCGCAATTCCGAGACATCGCGTGGAAGGCTGCTCGCGAACTCGCATCGGTGCCCACGCACCTGCAGGTGATGGCCAAGGAGCGGTTCCACGCCGGCTGGATGCAGCCGGTCGAGGAATGCACGGAGTTTGAGATTCAGAACGTGATCTCGTCTGTGACCCATCCGCACTTCATGCCGCGGCTCAAGCGATTCCTGGACGGCGATAAGGCTGATCGCGCGCAGGTCGAGTTGCCCTCGGGCTTTTGA
- the dctP gene encoding TRAP transporter substrate-binding protein DctP: MRIHRRQFSIAAAASVASAALPVRAQELVLRAVSAFPEKTSQSIHFEKFIERVNSTGKGVLRINYVGGPRAIPTFEVGNAVKSGVVDIANCHGGYYANLFPEADALKLMQVTPQELRRSGGFDAINRIWNAKGNMQYLAMIYAYSPYHLFLNKKISKPSELAGMKIRISPLYRDFLSALGVQVVNVAPGEIYTALERGVVEGYGWPIYSIFDLGWHEKTKYRVEPGFYNTETSIIMNLDSYKRLTSAQRAVLDPALAYAEGLNEDYKTINAREEKKQADAGIQVIRFEGEEGREFVRRAYDEGWKGIIARAPENGPLLRRYLASTQ, translated from the coding sequence ATGCGTATTCATCGTCGCCAGTTTTCTATCGCCGCCGCCGCAAGTGTTGCCTCGGCCGCGCTGCCTGTAAGGGCACAAGAGTTGGTTCTGCGGGCCGTTAGTGCTTTCCCCGAGAAGACTTCTCAATCGATTCACTTCGAGAAGTTCATCGAGCGGGTCAACTCTACCGGCAAGGGCGTGCTGCGCATCAACTATGTGGGTGGTCCTCGTGCGATCCCGACTTTTGAAGTGGGTAATGCTGTCAAGAGCGGCGTTGTCGATATCGCAAACTGCCATGGCGGCTACTACGCAAATCTGTTCCCTGAAGCTGACGCTCTGAAGCTGATGCAAGTTACGCCTCAGGAGCTGCGCCGCAGTGGGGGCTTCGATGCGATCAACCGCATCTGGAACGCAAAGGGAAACATGCAGTACTTGGCGATGATCTACGCGTACTCGCCCTACCACCTTTTCCTCAACAAAAAGATCAGCAAGCCATCGGAGCTTGCGGGCATGAAGATCCGGATCTCTCCGCTTTACCGTGACTTTCTGTCGGCGCTAGGCGTGCAGGTCGTCAACGTGGCCCCGGGTGAAATCTACACGGCCCTCGAGCGTGGAGTAGTGGAAGGGTATGGCTGGCCGATCTACAGCATCTTTGACCTCGGTTGGCATGAGAAGACCAAGTACCGCGTTGAGCCGGGGTTCTATAACACCGAGACCAGCATCATCATGAATCTCGACTCGTATAAGCGGCTGACGTCAGCGCAACGAGCCGTGCTTGACCCAGCACTCGCGTACGCCGAAGGGCTCAATGAGGATTACAAGACGATCAATGCCCGCGAAGAAAAGAAGCAGGCTGACGCGGGCATTCAGGTGATTCGGTTCGAGGGTGAAGAAGGTCGAGAGTTTGTACGTCGTGCATACGACGAAGGTTGGAAGGGCATCATTGCGCGCGCACCGGAGAATGGTCCGCTTCTGCGTCGCTATTTGGCTTCCACCCAATGA
- a CDS encoding TRAP transporter small permease: MAPISVRGEALSRVDGWTCRAEEILAAVACGLVLLMVLVICADVTLRATMRSGLTSASAVAEYSLYAITFLAAPLLLRKGQHIRVDLVLRAMPPRAAWLLEWAVDACGAAISGLFLTSSVHVLVQSYSQSAMVMREMMFPEWWLYIPMPISLALLTIEFLLRMRRLVQGERQMREEATSAA; this comes from the coding sequence ATGGCCCCGATCTCCGTGCGCGGTGAGGCGCTGAGCCGTGTCGATGGCTGGACGTGCAGAGCCGAGGAAATTCTCGCTGCAGTTGCATGCGGTCTCGTGCTGCTCATGGTGCTCGTCATCTGTGCTGATGTGACCCTGCGCGCCACGATGCGATCGGGGCTGACTTCAGCCAGTGCGGTGGCAGAGTACTCGCTTTACGCGATTACCTTCCTAGCAGCCCCGCTCCTGCTGCGCAAGGGGCAGCACATTCGGGTAGACCTAGTTCTTAGGGCCATGCCGCCCAGAGCGGCATGGCTTCTGGAGTGGGCCGTGGATGCCTGTGGTGCGGCAATTAGTGGGCTGTTCTTGACATCCTCTGTGCACGTCCTGGTGCAAAGCTATTCTCAGTCTGCGATGGTGATGCGCGAGATGATGTTTCCGGAGTGGTGGCTGTACATTCCAATGCCGATCTCACTCGCGCTTCTGACAATCGAGTTTCTGCTGCGTATGCGACGCCTAGTTCAAGGTGAGCGCCAGATGAGAGAAGAGGCCACTTCGGCCGCTTGA
- the istA gene encoding IS21 family transposase: protein MNVLKSNQRATIETLLERNTSQREIARITGIDRKTVRSYHQRWLEQLQSNSPGVATGSAGQIPPPWPPAPGPVATSLCEPWREFIEAQLRLKRNATAIYQDLVDQHGFDGQYNSVKRFCAKLRHKEPEQFDRLSFLPGEEMQVDYGEGAPTRVPGSDRYRKPRLFVATLRYSRASFRCVVWKSSQQIWAELHERALRYFGGCPQYVVLDNLKEGVLKPDLYEPDLNPVYAAALAHYGVVADPARVRDPNRKGTVEHAIGHTQATALKGRRFESIEAQNEFLAHWEKSWASKRIHGTERRQVQAMFEEERSHLKPLPVLGMQYFDEAVRTVCDDSCVRVDHSSYAARPANIGSKVLVRIYAQRIEIRDMHTRALLRTHAKAERPGTVILPMEERVFNPSRETRLILRQAGEIGEHASRLCELLFAIEGRVGQRKLWGIVGLMRRYPAHCINAACAQALEQGVYSYKRVLALTEALFAQAMAAIEATCGEAPAAGAHALTQQHELIRDAEEYSDLFALAAATANTTTTTTTTNNTTNAPGVQP, encoded by the coding sequence GTGAATGTCTTGAAGTCCAACCAACGCGCCACCATAGAGACACTGCTGGAGCGCAACACATCGCAACGCGAGATCGCCCGCATCACGGGCATCGACCGCAAGACGGTCAGGAGCTACCACCAGCGCTGGCTGGAGCAACTGCAGTCAAATTCCCCCGGGGTGGCCACCGGCTCGGCAGGTCAAATTCCCCCACCCTGGCCACCGGCTCCTGGGCCGGTGGCCACCTCCCTGTGCGAACCCTGGCGCGAGTTCATCGAAGCCCAGCTGCGGCTGAAGCGAAACGCCACGGCCATCTACCAGGACCTGGTCGACCAGCACGGCTTTGATGGCCAGTACAACTCGGTCAAACGCTTCTGTGCAAAGTTGCGGCACAAGGAGCCCGAGCAGTTCGATCGCCTGTCCTTCCTGCCCGGCGAGGAGATGCAGGTGGACTACGGCGAGGGCGCGCCCACCCGCGTGCCCGGCAGCGACCGGTACCGCAAGCCCCGCCTGTTCGTGGCCACCTTGCGGTATTCCCGTGCCAGTTTCCGGTGCGTGGTCTGGAAGTCCAGCCAGCAGATCTGGGCCGAGCTGCACGAGCGGGCCCTGCGGTACTTCGGGGGCTGCCCCCAGTACGTGGTGCTGGACAATCTGAAGGAAGGCGTCCTCAAGCCCGACCTGTACGAGCCCGATCTCAACCCGGTGTACGCCGCCGCCCTGGCGCACTACGGCGTGGTGGCCGACCCGGCGCGGGTGCGAGACCCCAACCGCAAGGGCACGGTGGAGCATGCCATCGGCCATACCCAGGCCACGGCCTTGAAGGGCCGGCGCTTTGAGTCCATCGAGGCCCAGAACGAGTTCCTGGCGCACTGGGAGAAGAGCTGGGCATCCAAGCGCATCCACGGCACCGAGCGACGCCAGGTGCAGGCCATGTTCGAGGAAGAGCGCAGCCACCTCAAACCCCTGCCAGTGCTGGGAATGCAGTATTTCGACGAGGCGGTGCGCACCGTCTGCGACGACAGCTGTGTGCGGGTGGATCACAGCAGCTACGCCGCTCGCCCGGCGAACATCGGCTCCAAGGTGTTGGTGCGCATCTACGCCCAGCGCATCGAGATTCGTGACATGCACACCCGTGCCTTGCTGCGCACCCACGCCAAGGCCGAGCGTCCCGGCACGGTGATTCTGCCCATGGAGGAGCGGGTGTTCAATCCGTCTCGCGAGACCCGCCTGATCCTGCGTCAGGCCGGCGAGATTGGTGAGCACGCCAGCCGGCTGTGTGAGCTGCTCTTTGCCATCGAGGGTCGTGTCGGGCAGCGCAAGCTCTGGGGCATTGTGGGACTCATGCGCCGTTACCCGGCGCACTGCATCAATGCCGCCTGCGCCCAGGCCCTGGAGCAAGGGGTCTACAGCTACAAGCGCGTGCTGGCGCTGACCGAAGCCCTCTTTGCCCAGGCGATGGCGGCCATCGAGGCTACCTGCGGCGAAGCACCCGCCGCCGGTGCCCACGCGCTGACGCAGCAGCATGAGCTCATCCGAGACGCTGAGGAGTACAGCGATCTCTTCGCGCTCGCCGCCGCCACGGCAAACACCACCACCACCACCACCACCACCAACAACACCACCAACGCACCGGGAGTTCAGCCATGA
- the istB gene encoding IS21-like element helper ATPase IstB, protein MNMIEIERALRELRLSGIAETLSTRVMQAQAAQQPFLETFAAMLQDELDRRRSRLTERRFKRSGLDERPSLADFDWRFNPKLPRSACFELHTLKFIGEGANALIIGKPGTGKSHVAKAVAYQATLQGYDVRYLEADTEFARYALATTAERTELLKDWVAPDLLVLDDLFLARRISEHAAEVLQAIVHQRYKLRRAVLITSNRVVQDWGKYLGDATMASTILDRLMHRCAMLEFEGKSYRLKEAAARIAITPESS, encoded by the coding sequence ATGAACATGATCGAGATCGAACGCGCGCTGCGCGAGCTGCGCCTGTCCGGCATCGCCGAGACCCTGTCCACCCGCGTGATGCAGGCCCAGGCCGCCCAGCAGCCTTTCCTGGAGACCTTCGCCGCCATGCTGCAAGACGAGCTGGACCGCCGGCGCTCTCGCCTGACCGAGCGCCGCTTCAAGCGCTCGGGTCTGGATGAGCGCCCCTCGCTGGCTGACTTCGACTGGCGTTTCAACCCGAAGCTGCCGCGCAGCGCCTGCTTCGAGTTGCACACCCTGAAGTTCATCGGCGAGGGGGCCAACGCGCTGATCATCGGCAAGCCGGGCACCGGCAAGAGCCATGTGGCCAAGGCCGTGGCCTACCAGGCCACGCTGCAGGGCTATGACGTGCGTTACCTGGAAGCCGACACCGAGTTCGCCCGTTACGCGCTGGCCACTACGGCAGAGCGCACCGAGCTGCTCAAGGACTGGGTCGCGCCGGACCTGCTCGTCCTCGATGACCTGTTCCTGGCCAGACGCATCAGCGAGCATGCCGCTGAAGTCCTACAGGCCATCGTGCACCAGCGCTACAAGCTGCGCCGCGCTGTTCTCATCACGTCCAACCGCGTGGTGCAGGACTGGGGCAAATACCTCGGCGACGCCACCATGGCCAGCACCATCCTGGATCGCCTCATGCACCGCTGCGCGATGCTGGAGTTCGAGGGCAAGAGCTACCGCCTCAAGGAGGCCGCTGCACGCATCGCCATCACACCCGAGTCGTCATAA